A genomic region of Pyrus communis chromosome 14, drPyrComm1.1, whole genome shotgun sequence contains the following coding sequences:
- the LOC137715919 gene encoding large ribosomal subunit protein mL54-like — MAMSHVKTFRSVINTKEVVGILSQRTFSAGAGKAKKDKKGGSQTDAPKASTLAKEVKATTVVGGNILKDGTDPKIMPDSEYPDWLWGLLDKRPALSELSRKKIETLPYEDLKRFVKLDNRRSIKENNSLKAKN, encoded by the coding sequence ATGGCGATGAGTCATGTCAAAACATTTAGAAGCGTTATCAATACCAAGGAAGTCGTTGGGATACTGTCACAAAGAACATTTTCTGCTGGGGCTGGCAAAGCAAAGAAGGACAAAAAGGGTGGTTCTCAAACTGATGCACCGAAAGCGTCAACTCTGGCCAAAGAAGTCAAGGCTACTACTGTGGTCGGAGGCAATATCCTAAAGGATGGAACGGATCCTAAGATCATGCCAGATTCTGAGTACCCTGATTGGTTGTGGGGTCTACTTGATAAGCGCCCTGCATTGAGTGAATTAAGCCGGAAGAAGATTGAAACTCTCCCCTATGAAGATCTCAAGCGTTTTGTCAAGCTGGATAACCGAAGAAGTATCAAGGAGAATAACTCTCTTAAGGCCAAGAACTAG
- the LOC137714359 gene encoding uncharacterized protein, whose product MRQEDKESDEEVEVRRNKENRVATMAAAMVCQPTEEQPQWGGSIAGRSYKPRNRAMSHANVMNNYFNPNSMYTKEDFRHRFQMRRYVFKHLLHDVQQVNPYFQQKGDRAGCHGFSPHQKVTVALRMLAYGSPADSMDETHGMSESTCLDTLEQFCDTIVQVYKDEYLCEPNQEDLNQLLRKAENCGFPGMIWSLDCMH is encoded by the coding sequence ATGAGACAAGAAGATAaggagtctgatgaagaagttGAAGTAAGGCGCAACAAAGAAAATAGAGTAGCAACCATGGCTGCAGCCATGGTGTGTCagccaactgaggaacaacctcaatggggtggctctattgctggtcgctcttacaaaccacgaaatAGAGCGATGTCGCATGCCAAtgtgatgaacaactactttaACCCTAACTCAATGTACACAAAAGAGGATTTCAGACATCGCTTCCAGATGAGGCGTTATGTCTTTAAGCATTTACTTCATGATGTCCAGCaggtcaatccatactttcaaCAAAAGGGAGACAGAGCAGGCTGCCatggtttctcacctcatcagaaggttactgTTGCACTTCGAATGCTGGCCTATGGCTCCCCAGCTGATTCGATGGATGAAACCCatggtatgtctgagtctacatgccttgatactcttgaacaattttgtgacacaattgttcagGTTTATAAAGACGAGTACCTGTgcgagccaaatcaagaagatctgaatCAGCTCCTTCGCAAAGCTGAAAACTGTGGGTTTCCGGGCATGATATGGTCATTAGATTGCATGCATTAG
- the LOC137716522 gene encoding 2-oxoglutarate-dependent dioxygenase 19-like has translation MAPVATQTMDVKSIKSLAESPALSSVPSAYAFNINSNDEADPNDPEFAIPIVDMSLLTSGSPDQRSKIVHNLIKICQEWGFFIAINHGVPESLMKGMIDACHGFFSLPDEEKEEFKSGNDVLEMFKYGTSYNLALDKVLLWRDFFKVRVHPEFYSLYKPACFSEVSMEFSKRTREVALEITRAISESLGLEPNYIHDAMNMDRGLQMLAANYYPPCPQPEHAIGIPHHTDHGLVTLLIQNEMNGLQVEHNGKWLTVNGPANGFFVNLADQMQILTNGKYKSVMHRATVNSKATRISIAIPHGPSVDTLIAPAPELLEKEGQAPKYIGMNYKEYIQLQQSGKNYMKSTFDHILA, from the exons ATGGCTCCAGTTGCTACTCAAACCATGGATGTAAAGAGCATCAAATCACTTGCGGAATCACCCGCTCTCAGCTCTGTTCCTTCTGCTTATGCCTTCAACATAAATTCCAACGATGAAGCAGATCCAAACGATCCCGAATTTGCAATCCCCATAGTTGATATGTCTCTTCTCACCTCCGGATCTCCTGATCAACGGTCCAAAATAGTCCACAACCTCATCAAAATTTGCCAAGAATGGGGCTTTTTCATT GCAATTAACCATGGAGTCCCAGAGAGTCTAATGAAGGGGATGATTGACGCGTGCCATGGATTTTTCAGCCTCCCAGACGAAGAGAAGGAGGAGTTCAAATCCGGAAATGATGTGCTGGAGATGTTTAAGTACGGAACCAGCTACAATCTTGCATTAGACAAAGTCCTTCTCTGGAGGGACTTCTTCAAGGTGAGAGTACATCCCGAGTTCTACTCCCTCTACAAACCGGCTTGCTTCAGTGAGGTTTCAATGGAGTTCAGCAAGAGAACAAGAGAAGTAGCATTGGAGATAACACGTGCAATCTCCGAAAGTTTGGGACTGGAGCCCAACTACATACATGATGCGATGAACATGGATCGCGGCCTACAAATGCTCGCCGCCAACTACTATCCGCCTTGCCCTCAGCCAGAACATGCAATTGGTATACCACATCACACTGATCATGGCCTTGTCACCCTCCTTATCCAGAATGAGATGAATGGTCTCCAAGTTGAACATAACGGCAAGTGGCTCACCGTCAATGGCCCTGCCAACGGTTTCTTTGTCAACCTCGCTGACCAAATGCAAATTCTTACTAATGGCAAATACAAGAGCGTGATGCATCGGGCAACTGTGAACAGCAAAGCTACGAGGATATCTATTGCCATACCACATGGACCATCTGTTGATACACTTATCGCACCGGCACCGGAGTTATTGGAAAAAGAAGGCCAAGCTCCGAAATACATTGGAATGAATTATAAGGAGTATATCCAGCTTCAACAGAGCGGCAAGAACTACATGAAATCCACCTTTGATCACATACTAGCGTAA